Proteins from a genomic interval of Paenibacillus sp. FSL R5-0623:
- a CDS encoding MFS transporter, translating into MNTLFRNKAFLIVTGSDLLQNLAIWIRNMAILYYVMDKTQGSPIAVSLITVLEYAPIFVFSIIGGALADRWNPKRTMILGDILSALSIVMIIGVLSSGYWQILYVATFVSSIVSQFSQPSSLKIVRRNVKGEHLQSAIAITQSGQSLFLILGPIVGTFIYTAMGIQASMYALLILFLTSALLLTFLPKDATQRETNTSLLADIKEGWQYVARSRSLKMLSLVFICIGLSAGLISPLGIFLITERLGLEATSLQFLSGASGLGLLIGGGIAAAVSGKLNQTLTLIVGVLCLAVATMGEVLSSWFWLTLLISFLSSISLAFINVIISTYLVTRIDEHLIGRVNGTITPLFIGSMLLGSSMAGVLMNSTSIFIVYAISVTVMIMGIIPAMRIQFHDDQTAPASHLTSEISSSQT; encoded by the coding sequence ATGAACACATTGTTCAGGAACAAAGCTTTTTTAATCGTGACAGGGTCTGATCTGCTGCAAAATCTGGCGATATGGATCCGGAATATGGCGATCCTCTATTATGTGATGGATAAAACTCAGGGAAGTCCAATAGCCGTCTCGCTGATTACCGTACTTGAATATGCCCCAATTTTTGTTTTCTCCATCATTGGCGGTGCACTTGCTGATCGCTGGAATCCCAAACGTACGATGATACTGGGGGATATTCTGAGTGCGTTGTCTATTGTCATGATTATTGGCGTTTTATCTTCCGGGTATTGGCAGATTCTATACGTAGCCACGTTTGTATCCTCTATAGTTAGCCAGTTTTCTCAACCATCCTCTCTAAAGATTGTGAGGCGAAATGTAAAGGGAGAACATTTGCAATCTGCAATTGCGATTACACAGAGTGGTCAATCGTTGTTTTTAATTCTCGGACCAATCGTCGGAACGTTTATATACACTGCAATGGGAATTCAGGCATCCATGTACGCATTACTCATTCTATTCCTCACCTCTGCGCTTCTACTCACATTTCTGCCTAAAGACGCCACGCAGCGGGAAACAAATACCTCATTATTAGCGGATATCAAAGAGGGCTGGCAATATGTTGCTCGATCTCGCTCGTTAAAAATGCTTAGTCTGGTATTCATCTGTATAGGGCTTTCTGCGGGTCTCATCAGCCCACTTGGAATATTTCTGATCACCGAACGTCTGGGACTTGAAGCAACGTCGTTACAGTTCCTCTCTGGAGCATCCGGATTAGGTTTATTGATTGGAGGAGGGATTGCCGCTGCTGTAAGTGGCAAGTTGAATCAGACTTTAACTCTAATCGTAGGTGTGTTGTGTCTTGCTGTAGCCACGATGGGGGAAGTGTTATCCAGTTGGTTCTGGCTGACCCTTTTGATCAGCTTTTTGAGCTCCATCAGTTTGGCATTTATCAACGTCATCATCTCCACGTACTTGGTCACCCGGATCGATGAGCATTTGATCGGGAGAGTGAATGGCACCATCACACCTTTATTCATAGGAAGTATGCTTCTTGGATCTTCCATGGCAGGTGTACTGATGAACAGCACATCCATTTTTATCGTCTACGCAATCTCGGTTACCGTGATGATCATGGGTATTATTCCAGCGATGCGTATTCAATTTCATGATGATCAGACGGCTCCTGCCAGCCATTTGACTTCGGAAATCTCTTCGAGCCAAACCTAA
- a CDS encoding TetR family transcriptional regulator C-terminal domain-containing protein → MEVFPIEVKRRKDVTQIKKDIARNTKELFAQKGYSATSMEDICTINNRSKGSIYYHFKSKEELFMYLIKLNNEDWMNAWLDKESGYKTAIDKLYGLADHYVDDLANPLNHAINEFVSGQVVSQEMLDEMLSLIRIPYATYESIITKGMEDGELKPDDPQDVMHIIYGLFSGLTTLYYEKDLTDIRRIYHKGMAGLLAGIQQR, encoded by the coding sequence ATGGAGGTTTTTCCAATCGAAGTCAAACGAAGAAAAGATGTTACCCAGATAAAAAAAGACATTGCACGTAATACCAAGGAACTGTTTGCCCAAAAGGGATATAGTGCAACTTCCATGGAAGACATATGTACGATTAACAATCGGAGTAAAGGCAGCATCTATTATCATTTCAAAAGCAAAGAAGAGTTATTCATGTATCTAATCAAGCTTAACAATGAAGATTGGATGAATGCTTGGCTGGACAAAGAATCCGGGTATAAGACCGCCATAGACAAACTGTACGGACTTGCTGACCATTACGTGGATGACTTGGCTAACCCGCTGAATCACGCCATTAACGAGTTTGTCTCGGGTCAGGTCGTCAGTCAGGAGATGCTTGATGAGATGCTTTCCCTGATCCGAATTCCGTATGCGACATATGAGTCCATTATTACTAAAGGGATGGAAGATGGGGAGTTAAAACCCGATGACCCACAGGATGTAATGCACATTATCTACGGTCTGTTTAGTGGATTGACTACACTCTATTATGAGAAGGACCTGACGGATATTCGTCGTATTTACCACAAAGGCATGGCCGGTCTGCTGGCAGGCATTCAACAACGTTAA
- a CDS encoding lipid II flippase Amj family protein, producing MFSLSLAIPMLFTMLIHTADSLSYALRLGGLRTRRIALAISLAGILLLVSRTSNMAQGPMVGNLVDTATRGANPHFAAQLHWLMGAATIGTALAILCFPTMVKLSARMVVHFEAAGSIPAMVRGMLKRSKIRNATYYITPPSWKMAKRLVQHGMPRRLMMLNVAVTAIYTTGVLSSLYAAYLYPGQAVAASQSTGLINGIATILLTILIDPRISLLSDRSLRGEIRLDRMNQIYGCMLVSRLFGTLLAQLLLIPFAYWIGWIVSMM from the coding sequence ATGTTTAGTCTTAGCCTGGCAATCCCTATGCTGTTCACCATGCTGATTCATACCGCAGACAGCTTATCATACGCGCTGCGCCTTGGTGGTTTACGCACCCGCAGAATTGCACTGGCCATTTCTTTGGCAGGTATTTTACTGCTGGTTTCTCGAACCTCGAATATGGCCCAGGGTCCAATGGTAGGTAATCTGGTGGATACCGCAACACGTGGAGCCAATCCACACTTTGCGGCGCAGCTGCACTGGTTAATGGGTGCTGCAACAATTGGAACGGCATTAGCCATATTGTGTTTTCCAACCATGGTGAAGCTCTCAGCGAGAATGGTTGTGCATTTTGAAGCAGCTGGTTCTATCCCTGCGATGGTTCGCGGTATGCTGAAGCGAAGCAAGATTAGAAATGCAACGTATTACATCACGCCGCCATCCTGGAAGATGGCCAAACGTTTGGTGCAACATGGGATGCCAAGACGGTTAATGATGCTGAATGTAGCGGTAACCGCAATCTACACCACGGGTGTCCTGTCCAGCTTGTACGCAGCTTATCTTTACCCAGGGCAGGCTGTAGCTGCATCTCAATCAACCGGGCTAATTAACGGAATAGCCACTATTTTGTTAACCATCCTGATTGATCCGCGGATTTCCCTGCTCAGTGACCGATCATTACGTGGCGAGATCCGTTTGGATCGCATGAATCAGATTTATGGCTGCATGCTCGTATCTCGTTTGTTTGGTACTCTGTTGGCACAGTTGTTATTAATTCCATTTGCGTATTGGATAGGTTGGATCGTAAGTATGATGTGA
- a CDS encoding DUF2188 domain-containing protein — translation MPWNKQDYPVSMKNLEPRVRHKAIEIANALLDDGYEEGRSIAIATAKAEEWDENHPVPESSKSDSTSSSENSNRNKSSSTDRRHSEPISSSKSHDNIHVVPTDSGWAIKEEGKSTYLSTFDSKAEAVDKAKELSSKQNIRAIIHNQDGQIASSIKP, via the coding sequence ATGCCTTGGAACAAACAGGATTATCCGGTATCCATGAAGAATCTGGAACCACGTGTCAGACATAAAGCCATTGAGATTGCCAATGCTCTGCTCGATGACGGGTATGAAGAAGGGCGCTCGATTGCCATAGCGACAGCTAAGGCGGAAGAATGGGATGAAAATCATCCCGTGCCGGAAAGTTCGAAATCGGACTCCACATCTTCTTCCGAAAACTCCAACCGTAACAAGTCATCTTCCACGGATCGTCGTCATTCCGAGCCCATTTCTTCGTCCAAAAGTCATGATAACATCCATGTCGTGCCTACCGACTCCGGTTGGGCGATCAAGGAAGAAGGAAAGTCTACCTATCTGTCCACATTTGATAGTAAAGCAGAAGCTGTAGATAAGGCCAAAGAACTGAGTAGTAAACAAAATATTCGAGCGATTATCCATAATCAGGATGGTCAGATTGCTTCTTCGATCAAGCCCTGA
- a CDS encoding YitT family protein: MKRTSLTLQHVKTEAIKFAIMLLGTFILAFAYYHINFQNHLSEGGFVGLALLGKYATGLSPAIGMLLLDIPVMILAWFLKGWKFMIQALLGVGAFSLFYDGFERYSTLVLSFNGNLWIPAVLSGILTGVGAGIVLRFGGATGGDDILAVLVSRWKGWKLGTVFFVSDAFVLGLSLFFLPVKETLYTILAVWIASKVITYVVSVPARGTVVTTSAVKLPMPSAAAKAVNAAAISQRTTVARGVSN, encoded by the coding sequence ATGAAGAGAACATCGTTAACCTTACAACACGTTAAAACAGAGGCGATCAAATTCGCCATTATGCTGCTCGGTACATTTATTTTAGCTTTTGCTTATTATCACATTAACTTTCAGAATCATTTATCGGAGGGCGGATTTGTTGGTCTGGCCCTGCTCGGAAAATACGCAACAGGCTTATCACCTGCTATCGGTATGTTGTTACTGGACATTCCGGTCATGATCCTGGCTTGGTTCCTCAAAGGCTGGAAATTCATGATTCAGGCATTGCTTGGCGTCGGTGCATTTTCCCTATTCTATGACGGCTTTGAACGATACTCCACACTGGTATTGTCGTTTAACGGAAATCTGTGGATTCCGGCAGTTCTATCCGGTATATTGACAGGGGTAGGCGCTGGGATCGTGCTTCGATTCGGTGGAGCGACAGGTGGAGACGATATTCTCGCCGTGCTGGTTAGCCGCTGGAAGGGATGGAAGCTGGGAACAGTTTTCTTTGTCAGCGATGCTTTTGTATTGGGATTGTCGCTTTTCTTTCTTCCGGTAAAAGAAACTTTATATACGATTCTGGCCGTATGGATTGCCAGTAAAGTCATCACGTACGTCGTCAGTGTTCCGGCTCGCGGAACCGTGGTTACAACTTCAGCTGTGAAATTGCCGATGCCATCGGCTGCAGCCAAGGCAGTTAACGCTGCTGCTATTTCACAACGGACTACGGTGGCTAGAGGGGTATCCAATTAA
- a CDS encoding nucleotide-binding protein gives MKTLKPRVFIGCSLEAKPIAAAVHENLRFSAEVTPWYSGVFNPSSYTMDDLEAEVRTTDFAIFIFHPDDISKIRGKYYASVRDNTMLEMGLFMGRLGRKRIFFILPEDITDIKDTTKVEGLRMPTDLLGLNPLVYEIRSDGKWAPAVSVACSKIADSIEEQGRWSDPELENIIEKHKRTEGEARLQLLKLLRFFRELLRTRKADAKMLERMSDALRTAFVSHPPFAVRGTAIYRTDDSGYIEQLCGNVGEPGRKYDLSANDDKQPDDPKRILVIDSYRENKIKINLYDDYLEKEYLLCYPVAKRYVITVHIIGHIEADEAVFQQIDLQNRQLFNAINDLLGGEPE, from the coding sequence ATGAAAACGTTAAAGCCAAGAGTCTTTATTGGCTGCTCGCTGGAAGCCAAGCCGATTGCAGCCGCAGTACACGAAAACTTACGTTTCTCAGCTGAAGTTACCCCTTGGTACTCCGGAGTTTTTAATCCAAGCAGCTATACCATGGACGACCTGGAAGCAGAAGTCCGTACAACAGACTTTGCCATTTTTATTTTTCATCCGGATGATATATCCAAAATTCGCGGGAAGTACTACGCGTCGGTCCGGGATAATACAATGCTTGAAATGGGTCTGTTTATGGGCCGTCTGGGACGAAAGCGTATTTTTTTCATTCTTCCTGAAGATATTACAGACATCAAGGACACAACCAAGGTCGAGGGATTGCGTATGCCTACAGATTTGCTGGGGTTAAATCCACTCGTGTATGAAATTCGTTCTGACGGAAAGTGGGCGCCAGCTGTCTCGGTGGCATGTTCCAAAATCGCAGACAGTATTGAGGAACAAGGACGCTGGAGTGATCCAGAATTGGAGAATATCATTGAGAAGCATAAACGCACTGAGGGAGAAGCAAGGTTACAACTGCTCAAGTTGCTGCGGTTCTTTAGGGAATTGCTGCGTACCCGCAAAGCAGATGCCAAAATGCTGGAGCGAATGAGCGATGCCCTGCGTACCGCCTTTGTCTCTCATCCTCCATTTGCCGTACGGGGCACTGCCATATACCGTACAGATGACAGTGGTTATATTGAGCAATTATGTGGTAATGTTGGAGAACCGGGGAGAAAGTATGACTTGTCCGCTAATGACGACAAACAACCGGATGATCCCAAGCGCATCCTGGTGATTGACTCTTACCGGGAAAACAAGATCAAGATCAATCTGTATGATGATTACCTTGAGAAAGAATATCTGCTATGCTATCCTGTAGCCAAGAGGTATGTAATCACCGTTCACATTATTGGACATATTGAAGCGGATGAGGCGGTATTTCAGCAGATTGACCTACAGAATCGTCAACTGTTCAACGCCATCAACGATTTGTTAGGAGGCGAACCGGAATGA
- the cysK gene encoding cysteine synthase A: MDLNTQSIKQTPAHTGIAADVTELIGQTPAVKLNRLTDSDSADVYVKLEYFNPSGSVKDRAAYNLIVQAELAGHLLPGATIIEPTSGNTGIGLAMNAAAKGYKAILIMPDNMSKERINILKAYGADVVLTPAAERMPGAIRKAKELQADIPGSFIPQQFENPANPDIHRITTAPEIMQQMDGRLDAFIATAGTGGTITGTGEELRKQLPDIRIYAVEPKGSPVLSGGEPGPHKLVGTSPGFIPDILNTDVWDAIIQVSDEDALDTMRQLAAREGLLLGPSSGASVWASLRIAKELGPGHRVLCIAPDTGERYLSMGIF; this comes from the coding sequence ATGGATCTGAATACACAATCGATTAAACAAACACCCGCACATACAGGCATTGCCGCAGATGTGACCGAACTAATCGGCCAGACACCTGCCGTTAAACTGAACAGACTCACAGACAGCGACTCCGCTGACGTATACGTGAAACTGGAATACTTCAACCCGAGTGGCAGCGTCAAAGACCGTGCCGCCTATAACCTGATCGTTCAGGCTGAACTTGCGGGACACTTGCTCCCTGGTGCTACCATTATTGAACCGACGAGCGGCAATACCGGGATTGGTCTTGCGATGAATGCCGCTGCCAAAGGATATAAAGCCATTCTGATCATGCCGGACAATATGTCCAAGGAACGCATCAACATTCTGAAAGCCTACGGCGCAGATGTGGTGCTCACCCCTGCTGCGGAGCGGATGCCTGGTGCGATTCGCAAAGCGAAAGAACTTCAGGCAGACATTCCAGGAAGTTTCATTCCGCAGCAATTCGAGAATCCGGCGAACCCGGATATTCACCGGATCACTACGGCTCCCGAGATTATGCAGCAGATGGATGGCAGGCTGGACGCCTTCATCGCTACGGCGGGGACCGGCGGAACCATTACCGGGACGGGAGAAGAACTGCGCAAGCAGTTACCCGATATCCGCATCTATGCGGTGGAGCCCAAAGGTTCTCCGGTGTTGTCCGGTGGCGAGCCCGGACCACACAAGCTCGTCGGTACAAGTCCGGGGTTCATTCCGGACATCCTGAATACCGACGTGTGGGATGCCATCATCCAGGTGTCCGATGAGGACGCACTGGATACGATGCGGCAGCTTGCTGCCCGGGAAGGGCTGCTGCTCGGCCCTTCCTCTGGCGCTTCGGTGTGGGCCTCCCTTCGCATCGCGAAGGAACTGGGGCCGGGGCACCGGGTGCTCTGCATTGCGCCGGATACCGGGGAACGGTATCTGAGCATGGGTATTTTTTAA